The Fusobacterium necrophorum subsp. necrophorum genome includes the window GCTATGGGACCTTTGGGAGAATTTTCTTTAGGAAGTATTGGAGGAGCTATCATTGTATCTTTAATATTGGGATTCATTGGAAAAATTGGAACGATTCATTTCCGTATGGATTCTATCGTGTTAGGAAAAATGAGAACCTACTTCTTATCCGTTTTCTTAGCAGGAACAGGACTGAACTATGGATATCGTGTGGTAGAAGCCGTTACTGGGAACGGAATTATGATTGCCGTTGTATCTGCTCTTGTAGCGATTTTCTCCATTTTATTCGGTTTCTTGTTGGGACACTATATTTTCCATATCAACTGGACTTTATTGTCCGGTGCCATTACCGGCGGAATGACTTCAGCTCCCGGATTAGGAGCCGCTATTGATGCTTTGGATTGTGATGAGCCTGCCGTTTCTTATGGAGCTACGCAACCTCTGGCAACTCTATTCATGGTAATTTTTTCTCTTATTATTCACAAATTACCGATTTAAAGAGAAAGAAAGAATCGATGCAAAGACAAATCTTTGCAGTCGATTCTTTTTATTTTCCCCTATATTTTTCCATAATTTTTTCCAAAATCGGAATATCCACCGGTGCCCATACCAAAGAAAGCAAATTTTCCGGTTTTATCCAAACAAAGGCTGCATGTTCTTTAATGTTAACTTCATTCTTCATTCGACATTGAAATACCGTTAAGGTAATGATAACATCTCCATAGTCCAAGGTATTTTCTCCTATTTTTTCTTCCACTTCTATAT containing:
- a CDS encoding (deoxy)nucleoside triphosphate pyrophosphohydrolase; amino-acid sequence: MKKHLQVVGAMLVNEEGRILSTLRPLGKKLGNYWEFPGGKVEKGESKEEAIVREILEELDCHIEVEEKIGENTLDYGDVIITLTVFQCRMKNEVNIKEHAAFVWIKPENLLSLVWAPVDIPILEKIMEKYRGK